In Juglans microcarpa x Juglans regia isolate MS1-56 chromosome 7D, Jm3101_v1.0, whole genome shotgun sequence, the following are encoded in one genomic region:
- the LOC121240054 gene encoding B3 domain-containing protein Os04g0386900-like isoform X2 — MEDPPEQPETSPMTTKLQGDECLPLSGKPYCDIILAKSHVRPRYQMALPVKLNRIIPPLVIPMVLTYRGKNWEMLYKGTHTVKWLGSGWKAFVDDNDLKAGDACVFELMESCRTKIILRVHILRGNIPSEFLDKVEGTLYINSWA, encoded by the exons ATGGAGGATCCACCAGAACAACCTGAAACAAGTCCAATGACAACTAAGTTGCAAGGGGATGAATGTTTGCCGCTTTCAGGGAAGCCATACTGTGACATCATTCTTGCAAAATCTCATGTCAGGCCCCGGTATCAAATG GCACTTCCAGTAAAATTAAATCGAATAATTCCTCCTCTTGTGATCCCCATGGTTCTGACCTATCGGGGAAAGAACTGGGAGATGTTATATAAAGGAACACACACTGTGAAATGGCTTGGTTCTGGATGGAAAGCGTTTGTGGATGACAATGATCTCAAGGCTGGAGATGCATGTGTGTTTGAACTCATGGAGTCCTGCAGAACGAAAATCATACTCAGAGTCCACATTCTCAGAGGCAACATCCCGTCCGAATTTCTAGACAAGGTTGAGG GCACACTATATATAAACAGTTGGGCATGA
- the LOC121240054 gene encoding B3 domain-containing protein Os04g0386900-like isoform X1: MEDPPEQPETSPMTTKLQGDECLPLSGKPYCDIILAKSHVRPRYQMALPVKLNRIIPPLVIPMVLTYRGKNWEMLYKGTHTVKWLGSGWKAFVDDNDLKAGDACVFELMESCRTKIILRVHILRGNIPSEFLDKVEGGGGNADGRLGSGRVAPFD; the protein is encoded by the exons ATGGAGGATCCACCAGAACAACCTGAAACAAGTCCAATGACAACTAAGTTGCAAGGGGATGAATGTTTGCCGCTTTCAGGGAAGCCATACTGTGACATCATTCTTGCAAAATCTCATGTCAGGCCCCGGTATCAAATG GCACTTCCAGTAAAATTAAATCGAATAATTCCTCCTCTTGTGATCCCCATGGTTCTGACCTATCGGGGAAAGAACTGGGAGATGTTATATAAAGGAACACACACTGTGAAATGGCTTGGTTCTGGATGGAAAGCGTTTGTGGATGACAATGATCTCAAGGCTGGAGATGCATGTGTGTTTGAACTCATGGAGTCCTGCAGAACGAAAATCATACTCAGAGTCCACATTCTCAGAGGCAACATCCCGTCCGAATTTCTAGACAAGGTTGAGG GTGGTGGCGGCAACGCCGACGGCCGCTTAGGCAGTGGAAGGGTAGCACCATTCGACTAG
- the LOC121239722 gene encoding ylmG homolog protein 1-2, chloroplastic-like codes for MATLITSQAVLVRTLLPPPNLKPSFHSPRRHLLSFHNPTPNPNSLRLPTKRNPTLVVASASSAFPTLPPKTPQLPSQSPLTQTLTTIAAIALSFSTLFNKLFEKFAPKITEQAVLQGNLLRTVGPLFFAALKGRPTGYLNTPLTVVAAGLAKWLDIYSGVLMVRVLLSWFPNIPWERQPLSAIRDLCDPYLNLFRNIIPPIFDTLDVSPLLAFAVLGTLGSILNSARHVY; via the coding sequence ATGGCTACTCTAATCACCTCCCAAGCCGTTCTCGTCCGTACTCTCCTCCCACCGCCAAACCTCAAACCCTCCTTCCATTCCCCTCGCCGCCATCTCCTCTCTTTCCACAACCCCACCCCAAACCCCAACTCTCTCCGCCTCCCAACCAAACGCAACCCTACCCTTGTTGTCGCTTCCGCTTCCTCTGCGTTCCCCACTCTTCCCCCCAAAACCCCACAGCTCCCTTCTCAGTCCCCGCTCACCCAAACCCTCACCACCATCGCAGCCATAGCCTTATCCTTTTCGACCCTTTTCAATAAGCTCTTCGAAAAATTTGCTCCCAAAATCACCGAACAAGCCGTTCTGCAGGGGAACTTACTCCGCACTGTCGGGCCGCTTTTCTTCGCGGCTCTAAAGGGCCGTCCGACTGGGTACCTGAACACGCCGCTGACGGTGGTGGCCGCGGGATTGGCCAAGTGGCTCGACATCTACAGCGGGGTTTTGATGGTTAGGGTTTTGCTCAGCTGGTTCCCTAACATTCCCTGGGAACGTCAGCCCTTATCGGCGATTCGGGACCTCTGCGATCCTTATTTGAACCTCTTCCGGAATATAATCCCACCCATCTTTGATACGTTGGACGTGAGCCCGCTTTTGGCTTTCGCGGTGTTGGGCACTCTTGGGTCCATACTTAATAGCGCTAGGCACGTATACTGA
- the LOC121238308 gene encoding abasic site processing protein YoqW has protein sequence MCGRARCTLRADDIPRACHRNNGPVRTVHMDRYRPSYNVSPGQNFPVVRREDGGDGDGVVLHCMIWGLVPSFTKKTEKPDHYKMFNARSESIYEKASFRRLVPKSRCLVVVEGFYEWKKDGPKKQPYYIHFKDGRPLVFAALYDSWENSEGEILSSFTILTSSSSSALRWLHDRMPVILGDKGSINTWLNCSSSSKFDDVLKPYEDPDLVWYPVTPAMGKSSFDGPECIKEIQLKAEGNNLISKFFSKKGIKEEQESTIEEKNSSAETFRTDPTKSLKRETDTEDNTAISSIADKEGQDSKSITIHSEDDETAKCQIKRDYEAFKAGLEPMTDNTVKQCSTPARKKGNVKSAGDKQPTLLSYFGKN, from the exons ATGTGTGGGAGAGCTCGTTGTACGCTCAGGGCTGATGACATCCCTAGGGCTTGCCACCGTAACAATGGGCCCGTACGTACTGTTCACATGGACCG GTACCGTCCATCCTACAATGTTTCACCGGGACAAAATTTTCCTGTTGTTCGTCGGGAAGATGGAGGTGACGGTGATGGCGTCGTTCTTCATTGCATGATATGGGGACTCGTTCCCAGTTTCACTAAGAAGACCGAGAAGCCCGATCACTACAAAATG TTTAATGCCCGATCTGAGTCCATATATGAAAAGGCTTCTTTCCGGCGCTTAGTCCCGAAGAGTCGGTGCCTTGTGGTAGTAGAAGG ATTCTACGAGTGGAAAAAAGATGGGCCAAAAAAACAGCCATACTACATCCATTTTAAGGATGGTCGGCCTCTCGTTTTTGCTGCTCTGTATGATTCATGGGAAAACTCTGAAG GCGAGATACTCTCCTCATTTACTATTCTTACAAGTTCTTCATCTTCAGCTTTACGTTGGCTGCATG ACAGGATGCCTGTTATTTTGGGTGATAAGGGATCAATCAATACATGGctaaattgttcttcatcttcCAAGTTTGATGATGTGCTTAAGCCATACGAAGATCCAGATTTA GTCTGGTACCCAGTAACACCTGCAATGGGTAAGTCATCTTTTGATGGACCAGAGTGCATTAAGGAG ATACAATTGAAGGCGGAGGggaataatttaatttctaaatttttctcGAAAAAGGGAATTAAAGAAGAGCAAGAATCAACCATAGAGGAGAAAAACTCTTCAGCCGAAACTTTCAGGACCGATCCAACTAAGAGCTTGAAAAGAGAGACTGATACAGAGGACAACACAGCAATTTCGTCCATTGCTGATAAAGAAGGCCAAGACTCAAAATCTATTACTATACATTCTGAAGATGATGAGACAGCTAAGTGCCAGATAAAGAGAGACTATGAGGCGTTTAAAGCTGGTTTAGAGCCAATGACTGATAATACTGTTAAGCAGTGCTCAACTCCAGCAAGGAAGAAGGGAAACGTGAAGAGTGCCGGTGACAAACAGCCCACCCTACTCTCCTATTTTGGTAAAAACTAA
- the LOC121238309 gene encoding uncharacterized protein LOC121238309, giving the protein MLSLTKRLQHLVPRLRSAVRQIRSARPDGGPSSRRRRPASLLALSKKGEAKSEWWIVDGEMHEIGDHVPPRERFVIPRDNIPNKRRKQLREQFMRRTRLVLKESEHEPWCKRYMELYQELRENWERLYWDEGYSKRIAQDHANYESAEDDDQDFTPYRSRRSAAEPMKDQGFRRNKEGDTWERVSQIRDKFEYDREKRMREKAFAPMNGGAASDLHDTNSLKQPFDAQRYFSHSESD; this is encoded by the exons atgctctccctcacgaaACGACTTCAGCACTTAGTCCCGCGCCTCCGCTCCGCGGTCCGGCAAATCCGTTCGGCACGCCCCGACGGGGGACCCTCTTCGAGGAGGCGGCGGCCTGCCTCGCTGCTGGCTCTGTCGAAGAAAGGGGAGGCGAAGTCCGAGTGGTGGATAGTGGACGGTGAGATGCACGAGATAGGCGATCACGTGCCGCCGCGCGAGCGGTTTGTGATACCAAGGGACAATATCCCCAACAAACGCCGCAAGCAGCTGCGCGAGCAGTTCATGCGCCGCACTCGCCTCGTCCTCAAGGAATCG GAGCATGAACCTTGGTGCAAGAGGTACATGGAGTTGTATCAGGAGCTTAGAGAAAATTGGGAGAGGCTGTATTGGGATGAAGGCTACTCCAAGAGAATTGCTCAAGATCATGCTAACTATGAGTCTGCTGAAGATGATGATCAGGATTTTACCCCATACAG GAGCAGGCGATCTGCTGCTGAGCCAATGAAG GACCAAGGTTTCAGGAGGAACAAGGAAGGTGATACCTGGGAAAGGGTCAGCCAAATTCGGGATAAGTTTGAATATGACAGAGagaaaagaatgagagaaaaag CATTTGCACCTATGAATGGAGGAGCTGCTTCTGATTTACATGATACAAACTCATTGAAGCAGCCATTCGATGCTCAGAGATACTTCTCCCATAGTGAAAGTGACTGA
- the LOC121238306 gene encoding AUGMIN subunit 3 isoform X1, producing the protein MSGARLCALLGELGYQGAEGLDPDSFEWPLQYDDARPILDWICSSLRPSNVLSLSELSQYERFLQEGKLLEGEDLDFAYDSISAFSARRDNQEALFGAEEGLKDIRDATLAYKAEALELQRELRHLQSQFDMLSGQASALIQGRRARVSATSIVNGHLSVLDDSLSARNLQMNAVLGRIAATAQELAHYHSGDEDGLYLAYSDFHPYLVGDTSCIKELNQWFAKQLDTGPFRLVAEGKSKCSWVSLDDISNIFVPADLEKSQHQRVSELQRLRSIFGTSERQWVEAQVENAKQQAILVALKSQVSSDEAHIHVDLHSLRRKHSELVGELSNLFHKEERLLSETIPDLCWELAQLQDTYILQGDYDLKVMRQEYYINRQKAFINHLINQLARHQFLKIACQLEKKNMLGAYSLLKVIESELQAYVSATKGRVGRCLALIQAASDVQEQGAVDDKDNFLHGVRDLLSIHSNAQAGFSTYVSAPGIVQQISSLHSDLMTLQSDLESSLPEDRNRCINELCILIQNLQQLLFASSTTAQPILTTRPLMKELDEMEKINAKLSAAVEEVTLEHLKKNEIVKHHSQEVALQRRVFVDFFCNPERLRSQVRELTARVRALQVS; encoded by the exons ATGAGTGGAGCGAGACTGTGCGCGTTGTTGGGCGAATTGGGGTACCAAGGGGCAGAGGGACTAGACCCTGACAGCTTCGAGTGGCCCCTCCAATACGACGACGCACGCCCCATCCTCGACTGGATCTGCTCCAGTCTCCGCCCCTCCAACGTCCTCTCCCTCTCCGAACTTTCCCA GTATGAGCGATTTCTGCAAGAAGGCAAGCTATTGGAG GGGGAGGACTTGGACTTTGCTTATGATAGCATTTCAGCCTTTTCTGCCAGGAGAGACAACCAGGAGGCACTTTTTGGCGCTGAAGAAGGACTGAAAGATATACG GGATGCAACTTTGGCATATAAAGCTGAAGCTTTAGAGTTGCAGAGAGAGCTTAGGCATCTGCAGTCTCAATTTGATATGCTCAGTGGCCAAGCTTCGGCTTTGATCCAAGGTAGACGGGCACGAGTTTCTGCAACATCTATTGTAAATGGACACCTTTCTGTACTAGATGATAGTCTATCGGCAAGAAATTTACAG ATGAACGCGGTTCTTGGAAGGATTGCTGCTACTGCACAGGAGTTGGCTCATTATCACTCCGGTGATG AGGATGGGCTGTATTTAGCATACTCTGACTTTCATCCATACTTGGTTGGAGATACATCTTGTATAAAGGAGCTAAATCAGTGGTTTGCTAAGCAATTGGACACG GGTCCTTTCCGATTAGTTGCTGAGGGAAAATCCAAATGTTCTTGGGTGAGTCTTGATGACATCTCAAATATCTTTGTACCAG CAGATTTAGAAAAATCCCAACACCAACGTGTATCTGAATTGCAGCGGCTTCGTTCTAT ATTTGGAACAAGTGAAAGACAATGGGTAGAGGCCCAAGTTGAGAATGCTAAGCAGCAAGCCATTCTAGTTGCACTTAAATCTCAAGTATCATCAGATGAAGCGCACATTCATGTTGATCTTCATTCGCTTAG GAGAAAGCATTCTGAGTTGGTGGGAGAACTATCTAATCTTTTTCACAAAGAAGAGAGGTTGCTATCGGAG ACTATTCCGGATCTTTGTTGGGAGCTTGCTCAACTCCAGGACACATACATTTTGCAgg gtgATTATGATTTAAAGGTCATGCGCCAAGAGTACTATATTAACAGGCAGAAAGCT TTCATAAATCATCTGATCAATCAGCTTGCACGGCATCAGTTCTTAAAAATAGCTTGTCaactggaaaagaaaaacatgctTGGAGCATATTCATTGCTTAAGGTTATTGAGTCAGAGCTTCAGGCATACGTGTCAGCAACCAAAGGCCGAGTG GGTCGTTGCCTGGCTCTGATTCAAGCTGCATCCGATGTACAAGAACAAGGAGCAGTGGATGATAAGGATAATTTTCTGCATGGAGTTAGAGATCTTTTAAGTATCCATTCAA ATGCTCAGGCTGGCTTTTCAACATATGTATCAGCTCCAGGCATTGTTCAGCAGATATCTAGTCTTCATTCAGATTTGATGACCCTTCAATCTGACCTAGAGAGTTCTCTTCCAGAAGACAGAAATAGATGTATCAATGAGCT GTGCATTCTGATCCAAAATCTGCAGCAATTACTATTTGCATCTTCAACAACGGCACAACCAATACTGACGACTCGG CCATTAATGAAAGAGCTGGATGAAATGGAGAAGATAAATGCAAAACTCTCTGCTGCCGTTGAGGAGGTGACACTTGAGCACTTGAAGAAAAATGAG ATTGTAAAACACCATTCTCAGGAAGTTGCACTTCAAAGGCGGGTGTTCGTTGATTTCTTTTGCAATCCTGAGCGTTTGAGGAGCCAAGTTAGGGAACTGACTGCCCGAGTCAGAGCTTTGCAAGTTTCCTAG
- the LOC121238306 gene encoding AUGMIN subunit 3 isoform X2 — protein MSGARLCALLGELGYQGAEGLDPDSFEWPLQYDDARPILDWICSSLRPSNVLSLSELSQYERFLQEGKLLEGEDLDFAYDSISAFSARRDNQEALFGAEEGLKDIRDATLAYKAEALELQRELRHLQSQFDMLSGQASALIQGRRARVSATSIVNGHLSVLDDSLSARNLQMNAVLGRIAATAQELAHYHSGDEDGLYLAYSDFHPYLVGDTSCIKELNQWFAKQLDTGPFRLVAEGKSKCSWVSLDDISNIFVPDLEKSQHQRVSELQRLRSIFGTSERQWVEAQVENAKQQAILVALKSQVSSDEAHIHVDLHSLRRKHSELVGELSNLFHKEERLLSETIPDLCWELAQLQDTYILQGDYDLKVMRQEYYINRQKAFINHLINQLARHQFLKIACQLEKKNMLGAYSLLKVIESELQAYVSATKGRVGRCLALIQAASDVQEQGAVDDKDNFLHGVRDLLSIHSNAQAGFSTYVSAPGIVQQISSLHSDLMTLQSDLESSLPEDRNRCINELCILIQNLQQLLFASSTTAQPILTTRPLMKELDEMEKINAKLSAAVEEVTLEHLKKNEIVKHHSQEVALQRRVFVDFFCNPERLRSQVRELTARVRALQVS, from the exons ATGAGTGGAGCGAGACTGTGCGCGTTGTTGGGCGAATTGGGGTACCAAGGGGCAGAGGGACTAGACCCTGACAGCTTCGAGTGGCCCCTCCAATACGACGACGCACGCCCCATCCTCGACTGGATCTGCTCCAGTCTCCGCCCCTCCAACGTCCTCTCCCTCTCCGAACTTTCCCA GTATGAGCGATTTCTGCAAGAAGGCAAGCTATTGGAG GGGGAGGACTTGGACTTTGCTTATGATAGCATTTCAGCCTTTTCTGCCAGGAGAGACAACCAGGAGGCACTTTTTGGCGCTGAAGAAGGACTGAAAGATATACG GGATGCAACTTTGGCATATAAAGCTGAAGCTTTAGAGTTGCAGAGAGAGCTTAGGCATCTGCAGTCTCAATTTGATATGCTCAGTGGCCAAGCTTCGGCTTTGATCCAAGGTAGACGGGCACGAGTTTCTGCAACATCTATTGTAAATGGACACCTTTCTGTACTAGATGATAGTCTATCGGCAAGAAATTTACAG ATGAACGCGGTTCTTGGAAGGATTGCTGCTACTGCACAGGAGTTGGCTCATTATCACTCCGGTGATG AGGATGGGCTGTATTTAGCATACTCTGACTTTCATCCATACTTGGTTGGAGATACATCTTGTATAAAGGAGCTAAATCAGTGGTTTGCTAAGCAATTGGACACG GGTCCTTTCCGATTAGTTGCTGAGGGAAAATCCAAATGTTCTTGGGTGAGTCTTGATGACATCTCAAATATCTTTGTACCAG ATTTAGAAAAATCCCAACACCAACGTGTATCTGAATTGCAGCGGCTTCGTTCTAT ATTTGGAACAAGTGAAAGACAATGGGTAGAGGCCCAAGTTGAGAATGCTAAGCAGCAAGCCATTCTAGTTGCACTTAAATCTCAAGTATCATCAGATGAAGCGCACATTCATGTTGATCTTCATTCGCTTAG GAGAAAGCATTCTGAGTTGGTGGGAGAACTATCTAATCTTTTTCACAAAGAAGAGAGGTTGCTATCGGAG ACTATTCCGGATCTTTGTTGGGAGCTTGCTCAACTCCAGGACACATACATTTTGCAgg gtgATTATGATTTAAAGGTCATGCGCCAAGAGTACTATATTAACAGGCAGAAAGCT TTCATAAATCATCTGATCAATCAGCTTGCACGGCATCAGTTCTTAAAAATAGCTTGTCaactggaaaagaaaaacatgctTGGAGCATATTCATTGCTTAAGGTTATTGAGTCAGAGCTTCAGGCATACGTGTCAGCAACCAAAGGCCGAGTG GGTCGTTGCCTGGCTCTGATTCAAGCTGCATCCGATGTACAAGAACAAGGAGCAGTGGATGATAAGGATAATTTTCTGCATGGAGTTAGAGATCTTTTAAGTATCCATTCAA ATGCTCAGGCTGGCTTTTCAACATATGTATCAGCTCCAGGCATTGTTCAGCAGATATCTAGTCTTCATTCAGATTTGATGACCCTTCAATCTGACCTAGAGAGTTCTCTTCCAGAAGACAGAAATAGATGTATCAATGAGCT GTGCATTCTGATCCAAAATCTGCAGCAATTACTATTTGCATCTTCAACAACGGCACAACCAATACTGACGACTCGG CCATTAATGAAAGAGCTGGATGAAATGGAGAAGATAAATGCAAAACTCTCTGCTGCCGTTGAGGAGGTGACACTTGAGCACTTGAAGAAAAATGAG ATTGTAAAACACCATTCTCAGGAAGTTGCACTTCAAAGGCGGGTGTTCGTTGATTTCTTTTGCAATCCTGAGCGTTTGAGGAGCCAAGTTAGGGAACTGACTGCCCGAGTCAGAGCTTTGCAAGTTTCCTAG